The genomic DNA ATGTCCTGAAATCATCTCCATCACTTTCATTCATCCGCTGAAAGAGGCTGGTCGGAGGAAGCTGTTTTGGATCACCAACAATAATGGCAGAATTTCCCCGTGCGATCACCCCAATCGCATCTGACACCGGGATCTGCGACGCCTCGTCAAAGATGACCAGGTCAAACCGGTGGATATCAGGGTCAAGGTACTGGGCAACCGAGATCGGACTCATCAGCAAACAGGGCTTTAATCGCGGAAGAATTGTGGGAATACTCTTAAAAAGACTCCTGACCGGCATGTTACGGCGCTGCAGGTGAATCTGATGACGCAGAACCCCTAATTCCTCCTTCTCTGCCCCTTCACCCCTTGGGATCCGTGCCGACAGTCTGGCCTCTATCTCCTTTCTGGTCAGGTCGGTGAACCTCTCATCAATCTCCCTGAATTTTTCGATGGAATCCTCAAACTTCGGGCGGTAAAATTCCTTCAGTACCGGATCCTGTTCACGAATGCCATCTACCCAGTTCTGGTAATAGCTCCGGAGCATCAGATCCTCAATCTGGGAATGGATAAGCGTTGCATCCTCATACCGTTGGATGACCGGTGAATACCCCTTCTCATCCGCTACCTGTCTGATCCGGTTCCACTGACACCAGCTCTTCAGGTGTGATGTCTCCTTCTCCCATCGCTGAACTGTTGCAGCCTGGGCACTGAGAAGATCGGTCACCGTTTGCTGCGGCCAGAGTATCCCGGGATCATACTGCAGCAGATCGGCAAGGGATGATCCTTCACGGTCATACTGGTGTAATGCATCCTCATAATCAGAGAACTGCTGCCGAATCTGCCTGGCATCTGACTCATTCATAAACCGGAACGTCAGATCACTCCAGCAGGTGACAAGCCGGATATACCCATCCTCATCTGCCCTGATTCGGGATGCAGCAGCCGAAACTGCCTCTGCTGACCGTACTAGGTTCTCACAGATATCAAAGTCCTGATCCTCCACATTCCAGTACCGGCCAAAGAACAGGGCGGCACGATCAGAGAAATTCCGGATGATGTTATCCAGTTCCTGCATCCGGTGGATCTTCGGGATGTCATGAGAGAATTCTTCAACCGGTGGAATGGACATGAGACAATACGGCAGGATATCTGATTGTATCTCCCTGACCAGTGCTTTCCGCCGCAGAAACCAGGCTGATCTCATGCTCTCAATCTTTTTGGAGAGAGAGGTGCAGTCAAGCTGGGAGATATCTGGATGATACCGTCCTGCCAGATAATTCCATATCCTGTTCCGCTCCTTTCCGGCCTGAATGAAACCGCCTATCTCTTTACGGGTATGGGGGTCCCGAAGAGCACGAAGCAGATCAGGGGAGAGGGCACATCCAGCTGTGCTGAGTAGCCGGTATATCGGGATAATCTCGTTGAGAAATGACGAGGGAGATGCCGGATCAATTCCCAGAATATCACACAGAATTGGAAAGAGGGAAGAAAGTTTCTCAATAGAGGATCTGAAATGTCCAAGCCCCGTCTCCACTGCCGTCTTCCATCTGGCACTCCACTCCGTGCAGTGGACACCTGCCCAGACATTATCCCGTGGATGGACGATCTGCCCGGTGATGATCCGGCTGTCATGGATAAATGCCTGGATATCCTGAAGCGTTTCCCTCGTACAATCAGATGCATCCGGCCATGAAAGGGGTATATACTCTACATTTCGAAGACGAATAAGACGCTCGAGCCCCTGGTAGAAACTCTCCCCGGTGCTCCTGACCGAATGAAGGGCGTGGACATAGGAGTTCAGCCCGGCCCGAAGGTCGGCAAGATATTCGGCATACAATGACCAGTCATCAGGAGCAGGTAATTCATCCAAGGAAAGGACCTCTTCAAACTGGCGTAATACCTCCCGTTTATGGCTCTTGTTCGAGTGAAGTTCAAGGCAGAATGGTGCAAGGCCGGACTCTTTCAGCCGGCTGTGAACAACATCAAGGGCTACCCTTTTTTCTGACACAAATAATACCGTCTTCCCAAGAGCCAGACAGTGGGCGATGATATTAGTGATGGTCTGCGACTTGCCGGTCCCCGGTGGTCCATGGAGGACAAAGGTCTTCCCTTCCCCGGCAGCAATGACTGCAGCAAGCTGTGACGAATCAACACCAACCGGGCAGAACGCATCTCCCGGCTGCACAGCCAAATCAAGGGTTGCCGGCTTTCGAAATGATCCATCCTTCGGGTACGGAAAGAGGTGGGGTTCCACGAGATTACTCACCAGGGGATTCTCCATGAAGGCTTCAGCATAGGTAGAGAGATCCCGCCACATGAGATACTTAAGGAAGGTGAAGTGACCGATGACTGCCGTGCTCACTACCTCATATCTGGGCAGATTCTTCACACTCTTCCTGAACTGGTGCAGGACTGCGGCAACATCCACCCCGTGCTCATCTATCGGAAGTGGATCGATGGAAGATATCTCAATCTGAAAATCCTGATACAGTCGCTCTAACAGGGTTGTGTTGATCCGTGGTTCGTCATCTCCCATCCGGATGGAAAACCCGGTAGTCACATCTTTTCTGGTTATTTCAAGGGGTATGAGCAGGATGGGTGCATGAAGGGGTGTATCAGAGATGTCTGTCTCATACCATATCAGGGTCCCGAGTGCAAGGTAGAGGGTTTCTGCTCCGCTCTCTTCCAAAGACTTCTTCGCCTGGGCATAGAGATTGTACAGTCTTTTACTCAGTTCTTTCTCTGATATCTGACAATATAATCGATTCCTGCCCAGTTCCTCGACAAAATACCCAAACAGGGGATCATGCGGGAGCAGGGAGTGGGGGGTAACTTCTCCGGTATGATCAAAGTGATGCACATGAAACGCTCTCCCTTCAAAAACCGCATCCTTCAGCCGTGTGAGATCCGGAGTCAGAAGCGTGAGATGAGACCCCGAATTATACATATTCAACAGGTGGTTTCTAAGCGTGAGATCAAGGAGATTATGCATCCACCGTTCGAGCCGGGGATAGCAGGATCGTCTCTTCTCATATGGAAAGAAAGGCAGGGGCGGGTGAATATCGCCAGGAGGAGCAGGGATGGAACCGCTAGATCCATCTCCTTCAGAGAGATTATCCGGCTCTGTTCTCCGGTCCTGATCATCCGGTATCGGGGTTTCATCTGAAACTGCCAGTTCTTCTGCCCACACCGGAAGAGGAATGATATTATATCTCCCATTTCGTGAGGTCTTTATATCAATAGCACAGAAAAAACCCTGACTGTCAGAGAGGTGACCGGCTCCACTGGTCACAGACATCTCAAAAGATACAGGGGTATCAGACGTCGCCGTCACCACGTCAAGAAGGAGAATTTCACCAAGTTCTACCCGCTTTTTGATGGGCAGAGATGCTTCAATGACCACATCACTGAAGGTGTCAGGAATCAGCCAGCATCCGGCAAAGGCATGGCCCTCAGTGATACATATGAGGGGATGAAGACCGATTCGCTCAAGACATCCGGCATACAGAAGGGAGAGATCAAGGCAGTTTCCCATCCGTTCCCCGATTATCGTATCTGCAAGCCTTACCTTCTGCCCTTCCTGTTCAAACCCGGCTTCAGGTGTCGCATACCTGATATGCAGATCCTGGAGTGCAGCATAGACCGCCGCTGCCATCTTCCTGACCCGGTTACTGTCACGAGTCTGATACCCGGTCAGTGAGGAGTCCCTGGTCCACCTATACAGGATATCCTGTGCTTTTTGTACGATTGCAGTAATTTCAGGACTGTTCGGGATGATAAACGCAGATATGAGTTCAGGAACTGACCGAAGACCACTCCATTGATCATAGGCAAGAATCCTGACCGAGTATGACTGAATGAGAAGTGGTTTCCCTTGGTACGAGATCTCAGCCGTGAATGAACCATGAACCGGAGAAACGACCGTTCTGAAAAATCCATGACGAAGGATGAGAGGGATCGTATGAATGGTAAAGGTCTCCCCAGGTGATATCTTTGATATGATGATCTCATAAGGATCAGAAAAAGAGGGATCTGATGTGATGCAAAGACGTAAGGCATGTAAGGGAGTATCTGCCAGGTTCCCGACCTTTATCCGCTTGATGACAGGAATCCGGTTCTGCTGAACCGCATAGCTGATTGCCGAATCATACTCAACGATGAGAGAGAGCGGGGATGACCCATCAGGTACACTCTGTTGATCTGGCGGAAATTTTTCAGTATTCACCATATCACCATTCTGGTCATACGAGAAGGATCATGTTCACATCGGCATCGTGGCTGTCGGTACCGGCCTTTATTGATCTGGTATGTTGCGGGTGTTTATGCTTTCGAAAAAACCGGATACCATAAGAATAAATTCAGATATCAGGTAAAATGTATTCCCCTGCACGGGGATTTGTGTGTCAGGTGGGAGAATGTGGTGAACAGGAGTTCATATGATGGATGGTAGGTTATGCAGGGGATAATAGTAGTATCCACAAAGAGATATATGAATATACGTGTATGAACATATTGAGCATTATGAGCAATGTGAACATTTCTGATTCACGAGGAAATACATGACTCCGGCCACAGAAAAACTTGAGCAACTGGTCCACATCATTCCAATTGGGTATGAGATCGACCGGGTGATCACCCCGTTCCAGGAGATAAAAGCCCACCGCGTCCACCTCATCTCAATGGATGACCTGACAAAGTATGATAACCCAAATGAACATGCACTGACGTCCAGGCAGCATGGATTTGATGAGCGGAACCGTGCGATTCTGGAGAAAAAGGGGATAGAAGTGGAACTGCACCGGATTGACATGTTTGACATCATTGAAGTCATGAAAACCATCTCATGGCTTATTGTCAAAGAGAAGAAGATGGGAAACCGCGTCTATGTCAATATGTCTGCCTGTGGAAAGATCGCCTGCGTCGGGGCGACTCTTGCTGCCATGATCCATAATGTCAGGTTATACTATGTCAGGGCCAGCCGGTACTCATCAACAAAGAAAGAACAGAATGAGCACGGACTGTCGATATGTGATGCGGTAAAGGTGTGGCAGCTGGAGAATTTCAGATTTGCACTCCCTGATGAATCATCACTCCTCATTCTTAATTATCTTGCGAATAGTGATGATGCACTCTCCTGTGATGATCTCATCCGGTACCTCCATTCGATGCATGTTGACGGGTTTGAAGAGGATTATTGGAATTATGCATATGAAAAGAGGAGAAAAGTGCAGACCAGATACCTGATGAAACTGCAGAACCGGTACTTAAGTAAACTGGACGATGCAGGGTACATCAAACGAAAAAAGATCGGGAGGAATACGGTAGTGAAACTGACCAAGACCGGGAGGTATGTTGCGGCTGTAAGCGGGATGGATGGAGATACTCTGTAAATACGCCCGGAACGGAAAGGCCGATAAGAAGATAATTAATTCTCTTCATCTAAAAATTTCTGATGAAAAAATTTCTTCTCCTCATGAGTCTGTGTGTATTCATGATGGCAATTCACGGATCTTCGGTCTGTTTCGCCGCAGAAACCCCAAGGCTGGTTGATTATTCATTGGATCGATTCAACAAGGCTCCGGACCTGGTCAATACCGAACTGGACCGTATGAATAAATCACCGGTTCTGGTCGATACAGCACTGGATCGGTTTAATAAGACATCAAATCAGGTGGATACAGAACTTGATCGGTTCAATAAAACTCCTGATATTGTGGATACCAGACTTGATCGGCTGAATAAGGCTCCTGTCTTTGTCAATACCGAACTGGACCGGTTTAATAAGACACCGCAATTGATAGATACGGAACTTGATCGGTTAAACAAGGCGATAGAACTCGTGAATACCGAACTGGACCGGTTTAATAAGACACCGCAATTGATAGATACGGAACTTGATCGGTTAAACAAGGCGATAGAACTCGTAAATACCGAATTGGACCGGTTTAATAAGACCCCTCAATTGATAGATACGGAACTTGATCGGTTAAACAAGGCAATGGAACTTGTGGATATCGAGCTGGACCGGTTTAATAAAAAATTTGATCTGGTTGATACTGAACTGGATAGGTTCAATAAGACACCATACTGACCATACTATTTTTTGTAACCCGGGTTCTCCACCCTTTTCTTAGTTGAGGTTTATTCATCTTCAGATGTTCAGGAGGAATCAAGAGAGCCAGATTACCTATCGCAATCTCATTTCCCGGTTCAAGTGCCAGCACCCGCATCGACATCTCTCTTGACTTGTCGTTTTTCTCAAGGAACCGGTATAAAGTTCCAAGGTTATTTAGACCAATAACATAATCCGGGTTCAGCGATACAGCACGCTCTAAATCCGTTATTGCTGCCTCAAATTTTTGCTGCTGCATATATGCAATTCCCCGGTTCCCAAGTCTTCTAATAAACGAACTTCTTTCCGAAATCTGAACACATCTGTTTCACCGCTTTTCTCCCGCTCAAAACAGCCCCCGGTATTCCACCGCCCGTGACAACCCACTGACCGGCCATGGAAAACCCGGAGAGACCAGGGAGGATCTGTGGCAGATCCAGGAAGAAGGAGTCAGGGGTGACCTGCCAGCCCTCATAACTTCCCCTCCAGTTCCCGGTATACCTGACAAAAGTCATGGGCGTTGCTACATCCATAACCTCACATCTTTCAGATAAGTCAGGATACTGCTGACATAAAAGGGCTAATACCTTTCTTCCGACGTCATCCTTTTCTGCCAGGTAGGCTTCACTGTGGTACTGCAACCGGTCCCAGTACGAGTAATCTGCAGTAATCCATGTCGTAATAACCCCTTTTCCTGGTGGATAGAGGGTGGGATCATGGACATGATTCCTGAAACTGATGGTATCCTGCTTCACTCCGGCAATCTCAACCGGATTGTCAAACAGTATGGTCAGATCTTTCGGGATATGGGAGAGATCAGTACTCAGCCCGAATGAGATGAAGACGATCGGTGGAAAAGGTTTCAGGTTCTGGTAATAGCCTCGGATGGTGTCATCACAGTATGCTCCTTGCAGCCACTCAAAGATCGTGGTATGCCCGTCAGCACAGGAGATGACATAATCAGCATACCGCTCGGTCCCGTCTGCAAGTCTGACCCCCTTTGCCCGGTTTTTTTCGGTGATGATTGCGGTTACTTTGCTCTTATACCGGATGACCCCACCAAGGTCCAGGTATCTCTTCTCAATTGCCTTTGCACATGGCAAGGACCCCCCGATCGGATACCCGGCATTTTTTGCCCCCTGCATAGCAAGACCCATGAGCGGAAAGAACAGAGACTGCCCTTCCCACCCAAACCCTGCAGTGAGAAGATTTCGAAGAACAGGACTCTTCACTTCTGACAGTATATCATGAACGGTTGGTTTGTACCGTTTCATCAGGCTGAAATAAGGGATATATCGGATGATATCAAGGATGGTCATGTCAACCAGTGTCTCCATCCTGCTGAGTTTTTTGATATCCTTGCAGAGCCGGGAGATGAAGGGTGTATCTTCCGGTGATATCCGGATCAGCTCGTCGTATAACCTATCAGGATCCGTGTAGATTGTAATCTCGTTCCCATGCTCATCACGCACGGATGTCCATGAGTCAGTATGATGAAACCTTCTGCCCTCCATCAGTCCGAGTTTGTCATAGACCTGGTACAGGGGTGTCCCGGGTTTTGAGCCGCAGAGCCAGTGGATACAGAGATCAAAGGTATACCCCTTCCGGGTCCACGCGGTACACAGCCCACCGGGGATTGTATGCATCTCAAGGATCTCGGTCTCAAATCCGTTCATCCGGGCAAAACAGCCGGCGGAGAGCCCTGCCATTCCTCCACCGATAATCAGAACTGACGGAGCCATATGGTATAGGGATAGGTGATGATGGATGATATTGACTATGATAGACCAAACAACTCAGTTCTTTTTGTATTCACAGGCCTGATCGATAAATGAGCGAATGGGAATGGACAATCACCCGGTATACCTGACCTGATAAATTACCCCGTTCATATCATCTGAAATCAGCATTGATCCGTCTGGAAGGATCTCAACATCGACCGGCCTTCCATACATCTTCCCATCCCTTAGCCATCCTTCAATAAAGACAGATAGGAGATCGCAATTCATTACCCGGAATATCCGCTCACAGATATGAGAGAACATACACCGGTATCACACGGAGGGATAATCATCATACCGGTTACCGGTGACTCATACTTTGGGTTTTGGAATATCTGATAGGCTATCAGTGATCAGATAGAATAATTACTCAAAGCCTCTCCAAAAAAAATCCGGGGGGATTGTCTTTTTCACCCGGTTATACTTTTTTCCGGTCAGGCCTGCCAAAAGAGAACCTGATTACATCTTTGGGACAGGCATCAATACAGGCTCCGCACAGGATACATTCAGCCTGTTCCATCCGGCCCTGTTCCACCATGGAGAGGACATCAAGCGACTGGGAACATTCCTTTGTGCACCGTCCACAGCTGATACAATCTTCTGAATGAGCGGTCAGCTGAAGGCCGGGAAGCCCGATGGCATTCCGGATCTTCCTGCCAACGATCATCAGGACAGATATGGGACAGAAGAGATGGCACATCCCTCTTCTCCCGAGGAACAGTGCGATTGTAGTGATGATAAAGAGGATAACAATAAACACGGTCAGTTCTATAGGGCCGGCTACCGAGAGGCCATTGGTTGTCTGATAGAATGGCTCAATTGAAGTTATGCCTCCTGCTCGGATGAAGAAGGCAAGCAGCATGAGGATCCAGAGGACAAAGAGCCCGTACCTGAACCGGTCTATCCAGGGGTTTGTTATCCGCTTTTCCTGTACCTCACGAGCCAGATCCTGAAGAGAGCCAAAAGGACAGATCCACCCACACCATAATCTTCCGCCAATCAGGGAAAACAGGAAGATAAAGGTGAATATAATAGCACTCCCAGTTACTATTCCAGATACGGCTCCTTCAATGATGAGAACCGGTGAGAGGTAAAAGAATGTGACGGGGAGGAGGAGGAGTGAGATTAGAAGGATCAGACGTCTGAGCTTTTGCTGGTTCATACACCACCCAATCTCATTTTTATTGATTCAGGCATATTACTCTACCACAATATATCGCTGGATATAGGTCGTATCTGCATCGGCTGGTGGTTCCCAGGATCGGCGGTATACTCCGGTAAAGGTCTGGTTACCAGGGGCAATGGCCTCAAGGGTCCACATATGCACCCCTCCGGCTCCGACAATCTGCTTATTCTCCGGGCCTATGAAGGAGTCGTTCACAATGGCAAGTCCATCAGATACGGATACATTCCAGGTGTATCCGGTTGTCGGATTTTCCTTTAACGTCACTTCGGTCATCTCTCCTACCTTCAGCTGGATGGGAGACTCATTATCAGTTTTGTTCTGGAGCATGGCTATCTCCTCTTCAAAGGAAAGCGGTATATCAGGTTCAGATTCGGTGTCTGTCTCTGATAGGCCGGGAGTATTCTCAGGCACTACAGGGGTTTCAACCGGATTGCTGGAAGTTCCGGTGCATCCACAGAAACATACCGCTCCGGTCAGAAGCAGGATGATGAAGATATACGGATTCATGTACTACATTCACGTCAGGGAGAGGGAAAAATCTGTCGGTATCAGGGAGAGAGAAGAAACAGGTAAAATAAGGGGGATGACCGGTGCATTAGATATCTGAAGAGAGCACAACGTAGCATAAATATATGTCGATCATAATAGGAATTATTTATCATGGTTCGGTGGCAATCCATTATGAATGACCGAGAGCATACACAGCAGGATAGATCCTGATATCCTGCAGACTCTCCTTGACCAGAATCCTGTTGCAATGGCCCAGTTTGACACCCAGTTTCATTTTGTATATGCAAACCAGGCATTTTGTGATCTCTCCGGAATCGCTTTTGAAAAGCTGATCGGGACCAGAATTTCAGACCTGAAGATCGTAAAACTGGAAGGGGAAGGATCCAAAGCGGCCATCGAAGAGAAGCGAAGAGGAAAGGCCCGGATAGAGGTTGAGTTTCCATCCGGATTTAAAATACTGAACGCCTATACCATCCCGGTTCTGGACGCAGAGAAAAATGTCACATCAGCTCTCGGAGTATATACGGATATTACCGCTGAAGAGTGGGAAAAACTGAAGACTTCACAGATAATTGAGAATAATCCCATCCCATTCCTGTTATTAAAGACCGACCTGGGAATTGAAGGAACCAACACGGCATTTTTAAAAATGACCGGGTATACCACGGACCAGTTATTAAGGATGAAACTCCCCGATTTTCAGATTCTGAAACTGGAGGGAAAATCTGCACGTGATTGTATTACTTCAAAAAAAGAGGCAATTAGCGATGCATTCATTGATTTTCCATCAGGCAAGAAATATATCAGGCTCTATTCCATCCCGCTTCTTGATAAGAAGAACGAGGTAAACTCGGTTCTCATCACCTGTGTGGACCTGACCCCCCAGAGACGGCTGGCTGAATATCAGCAGACAGAAGTTGAACGTCTTGCACAGAACCTTCAGAACCTGGCAAAGGGAGATCTGCACTTTGATCTAGCCACCGGTCAGCCGGATGAATATACAAAAGAGGCCCATGCACAGTTTGCCACCATTCAGGAGAACCTGAAATTAGCAGGAGATAACCTGACCGGAGTAACCAAAGAGATGGATCGGCTCATCCAGGCGATAACGGCAGGAAACCTGAAAATCATGGGGGAGGCAGACAAATTCGCCGGCACATATCAGGAGATCATAAATGGCCTGAACAGGGTCGTAAAGACGGTTGATGTTCAGGTATCTGCAGCAATAACTCTGTCCGGTGAATATGCAAAGGGAAATTTCTCGGTAATCCCTCCAGATATCAAGGCGGAAGGAGACTTTCTTATCTTAAAGGAAGCACTGATGAACATCGGAGTCCAGGTCTCTGCCGTGCTGAAAGAGATCGACCGGGAGATGGAAGAACTCACGACCAGGGCCGAAGAAGCAAACGCCGGGGTGAAGGATGTTGCAGAAGGGTCTGCCATGGTGGCAAAGAATGCCGCAGAGGTTGGCAGCCAGAGTGAGCGGGGGAAACAGAATATCGACCAGGTTCTCCGGGCCATGATGGATCTCTCGGCAAATGTGGAGGAGGTGGCATCAAGCACCGAATCAGTCAGCAAAGTCACCCACGACACCGATGAACTCTCAAAGAAAGGGGTTGAACTTGCGCATAATGCAGAAAACGGCATGAAAGGGATCATGGCATCCTCCGGTGAGGTGGAGCGGATCATCACCGAGATCAAGGGTGAGATGGCACAAATTGGAAAGATTGTGAATGTTATCACGGATATTGCCAGCCAGACCAACCTTCTTGCCCTCAATGCTGCCATTGAAGCAGCCCGTGCCGGTGAAGCAGGACGGGGGTTTGCCGTTGTTGCAAGTGAAGTCAAAGCCCTTGCACTTGAGTCACGGCGGTCTGCAGAAAATATCGCCGAGATGATAACCAGCCTGCAGAAAAAGTCTGATGAAGCAGCAAAGGCAATGGACCAGGCAGAGAATACCGTATCACAAGGAAATGAGGCGGTTCTTGAAACCCTCAATATTTTCAACCAGATCGTAGAGTCGGTCGGACAGATTGCCAGGAACATGGATGATGTGTCAAAGACCACCGAGCAGCAGGCGGCGTCTGTTGAAGAGATTACCGCAAGTGCTCATGAAGTGAACAGTCTGGTCGGGGAGATTGCAACCGAAGCAATATCCGCAGCATCTGCAGCAGAGCAGAGCTCAGCCGGGACCAGCCAGATTGTCACGGTGGTTGAGGATCTGAATAAAATAATTATTGAAGTATCCAGGGCAATCGGGAAGTTTCAGTATCGATAATTCTAAAAATATTTTTAGGGTCAGATTAAACTCATCGTGGTCTGTTCCATACTCCTAAATCCACTACTGGTTGTCGTCATTATTGTGATGACCATCTGAATCAGTTTCCCGAAAGAATTATACCAAAACTCGGTTGTATAATCATAGCCATTCGTTTTGGTGACAATTATCCCTTCATTATCATTTCTTGTAATACTAGTTATGATTCCTGTATCAGGATCCTGATCAAAGGTACCGGTACCAAGGCCAAATGCTTCTGGAGGTATGAAAATTCCTCCAATATGGGCCATACCAGATACTGTGGTAGTTGAACTCTGGGATGTGACCATATCCTGTGAGACTGTGGACACTACAAGCGGGACATACCGATTTGTCACCGATCCAAAAATATACGAACTGCTACGGGGATACTGCGCAGGAGGACCAATTTGTCCATCCACCGAGAAAACCTTCGCACCCGAATAGGAGAGACGAAGTCCATCTGTCACCCATGTTGGTATTCTTCCGCCCATCCAGGGGACCTGTATGGTCCTGATATTTCGTAAAGCAAATACAGAGTAACTCCCGGACTGGCGCTGATACTGCTCACCCCCATCCTGGAACCAGGCATTATTCTTAATATCCAGTTTATGATAGAGGAGCATACCGGTCTTCAGATCATATATAATCGTCAGAATTCCCCCAGCTCCATCTGAAGAGAAGTCAAACTTAATTGCTTCATACGCAGTCCCTCCGGTTGAATAGGGTAAATGGGTAACTACAAACGTCTGGGTTGACCTGTCTGCTACTGCAGCAATAACATCAGGATTTACCCA from Methanospirillum hungatei JF-1 includes the following:
- a CDS encoding DUF3320 domain-containing protein, with product MVNTEKFPPDQQSVPDGSSPLSLIVEYDSAISYAVQQNRIPVIKRIKVGNLADTPLHALRLCITSDPSFSDPYEIIISKISPGETFTIHTIPLILRHGFFRTVVSPVHGSFTAEISYQGKPLLIQSYSVRILAYDQWSGLRSVPELISAFIIPNSPEITAIVQKAQDILYRWTRDSSLTGYQTRDSNRVRKMAAAVYAALQDLHIRYATPEAGFEQEGQKVRLADTIIGERMGNCLDLSLLYAGCLERIGLHPLICITEGHAFAGCWLIPDTFSDVVIEASLPIKKRVELGEILLLDVVTATSDTPVSFEMSVTSGAGHLSDSQGFFCAIDIKTSRNGRYNIIPLPVWAEELAVSDETPIPDDQDRRTEPDNLSEGDGSSGSIPAPPGDIHPPLPFFPYEKRRSCYPRLERWMHNLLDLTLRNHLLNMYNSGSHLTLLTPDLTRLKDAVFEGRAFHVHHFDHTGEVTPHSLLPHDPLFGYFVEELGRNRLYCQISEKELSKRLYNLYAQAKKSLEESGAETLYLALGTLIWYETDISDTPLHAPILLIPLEITRKDVTTGFSIRMGDDEPRINTTLLERLYQDFQIEISSIDPLPIDEHGVDVAAVLHQFRKSVKNLPRYEVVSTAVIGHFTFLKYLMWRDLSTYAEAFMENPLVSNLVEPHLFPYPKDGSFRKPATLDLAVQPGDAFCPVGVDSSQLAAVIAAGEGKTFVLHGPPGTGKSQTITNIIAHCLALGKTVLFVSEKRVALDVVHSRLKESGLAPFCLELHSNKSHKREVLRQFEEVLSLDELPAPDDWSLYAEYLADLRAGLNSYVHALHSVRSTGESFYQGLERLIRLRNVEYIPLSWPDASDCTRETLQDIQAFIHDSRIITGQIVHPRDNVWAGVHCTEWSARWKTAVETGLGHFRSSIEKLSSLFPILCDILGIDPASPSSFLNEIIPIYRLLSTAGCALSPDLLRALRDPHTRKEIGGFIQAGKERNRIWNYLAGRYHPDISQLDCTSLSKKIESMRSAWFLRRKALVREIQSDILPYCLMSIPPVEEFSHDIPKIHRMQELDNIIRNFSDRAALFFGRYWNVEDQDFDICENLVRSAEAVSAAASRIRADEDGYIRLVTCWSDLTFRFMNESDARQIRQQFSDYEDALHQYDREGSSLADLLQYDPGILWPQQTVTDLLSAQAATVQRWEKETSHLKSWCQWNRIRQVADEKGYSPVIQRYEDATLIHSQIEDLMLRSYYQNWVDGIREQDPVLKEFYRPKFEDSIEKFREIDERFTDLTRKEIEARLSARIPRGEGAEKEELGVLRHQIHLQRRNMPVRSLFKSIPTILPRLKPCLLMSPISVAQYLDPDIHRFDLVIFDEASQIPVSDAIGVIARGNSAIIVGDPKQLPPTSLFQRMNESDGDDFRTSALDLESILDECIASDIPQLHLAWHYRSRHESLIAFSNYHFYRNRLLTFPSPHTSPAISLVHIDGVFDSGNTRTNRAEAEAVVSEIVRRLCDPATSSDSIGVITFNERQQDLIRTLLEKERRMRPDIEPYFSDDRPDSVFIKNLENVQGDERDVILFSVGYGPDKSGRVSLNFGPLNRDGGERRLNVAITRARKEIKVFSSMTPEQIDLSRTRRMGVVLLKSFLEFAEKGPKAIAETCIRDMETDLLPIVSDVAKSLTDQGYEVHTHVGCGGYRIDVAVLDPDLPGRYILGIVCDGPRYQKAKSARDRDVLTFFVLHTLGWNIHRLWSTDWWDEQEVELHRIIHTIEKIRSEYAPETMLYCPVEGEELEEKCEEGDQGEHEILQDDGDEHGISGDEGSPKSAVKSFERSSLPHHIPSVPVKFPEICYVAYVGYEVLGTKDDLLSGTRDEDIIRVLQEIVAIEGPVPRDICIARLLPHWQITRKTASVKNKIESLLLSLPFHRETEGNQIFFWSNHQAFLEYVTFRSHPAGDPWQRKADEISMYEYSNAIIHLMKQTGSMSTSALTRIVGSLFGIKRINHALETRIEQGIALLMDRGEVQCKGDELVYVPPD
- a CDS encoding DUF6293 family protein, encoding MTPATEKLEQLVHIIPIGYEIDRVITPFQEIKAHRVHLISMDDLTKYDNPNEHALTSRQHGFDERNRAILEKKGIEVELHRIDMFDIIEVMKTISWLIVKEKKMGNRVYVNMSACGKIACVGATLAAMIHNVRLYYVRASRYSSTKKEQNEHGLSICDAVKVWQLENFRFALPDESSLLILNYLANSDDALSCDDLIRYLHSMHVDGFEEDYWNYAYEKRRKVQTRYLMKLQNRYLSKLDDAGYIKRKKIGRNTVVKLTKTGRYVAAVSGMDGDTL
- a CDS encoding tetratricopeptide repeat protein, translated to MSERSSFIRRLGNRGIAYMQQQKFEAAITDLERAVSLNPDYVIGLNNLGTLYRFLEKNDKSREMSMRVLALEPGNEIAIGNLALLIPPEHLKMNKPQLRKGWRTRVTKNSMVSMVSY
- a CDS encoding phytoene desaturase family protein; this encodes MAPSVLIIGGGMAGLSAGCFARMNGFETEILEMHTIPGGLCTAWTRKGYTFDLCIHWLCGSKPGTPLYQVYDKLGLMEGRRFHHTDSWTSVRDEHGNEITIYTDPDRLYDELIRISPEDTPFISRLCKDIKKLSRMETLVDMTILDIIRYIPYFSLMKRYKPTVHDILSEVKSPVLRNLLTAGFGWEGQSLFFPLMGLAMQGAKNAGYPIGGSLPCAKAIEKRYLDLGGVIRYKSKVTAIITEKNRAKGVRLADGTERYADYVISCADGHTTIFEWLQGAYCDDTIRGYYQNLKPFPPIVFISFGLSTDLSHIPKDLTILFDNPVEIAGVKQDTISFRNHVHDPTLYPPGKGVITTWITADYSYWDRLQYHSEAYLAEKDDVGRKVLALLCQQYPDLSERCEVMDVATPMTFVRYTGNWRGSYEGWQVTPDSFFLDLPQILPGLSGFSMAGQWVVTGGGIPGAVLSGRKAVKQMCSDFGKKFVY
- a CDS encoding 4Fe-4S binding protein, with product MNQQKLRRLILLISLLLLPVTFFYLSPVLIIEGAVSGIVTGSAIIFTFIFLFSLIGGRLWCGWICPFGSLQDLAREVQEKRITNPWIDRFRYGLFVLWILMLLAFFIRAGGITSIEPFYQTTNGLSVAGPIELTVFIVILFIITTIALFLGRRGMCHLFCPISVLMIVGRKIRNAIGLPGLQLTAHSEDCISCGRCTKECSQSLDVLSMVEQGRMEQAECILCGACIDACPKDVIRFSFGRPDRKKV